AACCAGTCTGATGGCATTTCATCATTAACATATTTTCTTGGGGTGTAAAAACCCTCGACCCATTCCTCTGCGCTCATTTTCACTCAAGCTGCGGAGAGAGACacgtatagagagagaggcggtCAGAGGACGGCAGAGACTGGACACTCTTCCCCGCTGATCTTGACTGGTCTGTCCCCCTAAAACCCCAGCCGTCATGGCTTACTCGGCCCCTGGGTCCTACGTGGACAAGACCTACATGGACCGTTCATACGGGAAGTCGTACGGAGACAGCGCCTACACGGGTCAGTACGACGACAAAGCCGGCAAGTCGATGACCGAGACGATCTACGAGCAGCAGCTGGCGGTAGAGAGGAAGAGGCGTCGGGACGCGATGTGCTGCGACGTGGTGGCGCTGGTCATCGGCTTCATCGGTCTGATCGGCGTGGCGGCCGTCACGGGCCTGCCCATGTGGAAGGTGACCGCCTTCATCGAGGAGAACATCATCGTCATGGAGACCCGCTGGGAGGGCCTGTGGATGAACTGCTACCGGCAGGCCAACATCCGCATGCAGTGCAAGGTGTACGACTCGCTGCTGTTCCTCCCGCCCGACCTGCAGGCGGCCAGGGGCCTCATGTGCGCCTCGGTGGCGCTGTCCACGTTCGCCTTCGTGGTGTCGGCCGTGGGCATGCGCTGCACCAAGCTGGTGGACACGCGTCCGCGCACCAAGCACATCGTGCTGGTGGCCGGCGGCTGCCTCTACCTCATGGGCTGCGTCACCACCATCATCCCCGTCTCCTGGACGGGCCACGTCATCATCCAGGACTTCTACAACCCGCTGCTGATCGACGCGCAGCGCCGCGAGCTCGGCGAGGCGCTCTACATCGGCTGGGTGACCTCGGCGCTGCTCTTCTCCGCCGGCGTCATCCTCCTGTGCCGCCACGCGCCCCGCGCCAACGAGGAGGAGGACCCCACCCAGGTGATCTACCGGGCCGGCTCAGCGTACGGCAACAACTACCAGCCGTACTCCTACCAACCGTACTCCTACCAGCCGCCCGGATACTACCAGCCGAACTACGGTGCCCCCCAGCCTAACTACGCCGCTCCTCCGCCCGGATCTATGGTGTACACACCTGTGCAGTACACCTGAGAGGGGAGCGTGACggactgtgactgtgtggagAGTGACTGTAACAGGGTGTCTGATGAGAGTGACAAGTGGCTCCTTATGCCTGAATGCAGTAAGGCTATAGGCTGCAGTAAAAGGAGCATAGAAATGGCATTAAAACAAGTACTGGACTTGGTTAAGACCCAGTTCTCCCCAGTGTTGCTTTGCATGTGTAGTAATTTAACATATCTCAGTGAGACAGTAagcattgcattttttttaatcatcgtCCATGTCTCTGAGCTTTGTTGTTTCCTGTTGTGATTTTACAGTACGTCAGTTAGGCCTTCTTAGTAAGTCTGTTGCTGAGATTGTCTGCTGAAGGGTCATATAGTCACTTAGGCTTCCTTTAAGTCAAttaactgtgtgagtgtgtgagttatgACATGATGGTGTTTGGAGTAATTAAGTTGTTAAATAGCTGCTGTTAAATGTTTCTTAAGTAAACATTTGTTTACTCTGACTACCCCTCCTTCACCGTGAGGACCTGATGCACTGTATGATAATTGTGACCTACTTTGTGTGTTCTGTAAATAGTTTGGATTGTACGTTTTGCATTTATTTGagaactgtactgtatataatacaCTGGTCCAAGTGGATGTCGAATCAACATAAAGTGACCAGACTTGAAAACAAACATGAGTGTTTCAGTGTGATGATGTGAGACATACCTGAGGCAGCACCCCCTCACCTGATTACAAGCTGAACCGGTTTGACCTGTTTGTGGCCATTTTGTTGTCATACTCTGTGAGTGAAAACAAGGCCATTGCTTGAGCATTGTCACTGGAAAGGTACAAGAAATGGCCCAACCGGTAGTCACACCTGTTTCAGGAAGTTTGTCCACGTACAGCACTAGGGCAGACGACAAATAGCTTacagtgaatgttttatttcatgacaaaGCATTCCCAGTGAACCGATGCGTGTAACAAAGGCTCATTATGTTACAAGCTATTAGTTACTAGGTGCAGAGACTTCGGATCATATATCTGTGTATCTTATATTGGTGAGGAATGTGGGCAGTACACCAGggaagacaaagacacagacaaaactATTCAGTTCTTAGTAGATTCCAAGAATCAACTGTGTGTTGTATTCCTCAATAACACGATAAAACAAAACTGTGTTGTTACAAACGTGATGGGCCTTTAAGGCATTGAGTATTAATAATACTGTAGCTGGAGTATTGCTCTTttagaaaaagaagaaggaCACCACCAGAATCATTTGAACCGTATTCAAACCAAAACAACTGCACACTAAGCTATGGTACCCATTGATATCCTTgtgtcaaaaatattggcaatGTTTCCTCTGCTTGAAAAGGACCACTTTAACAATtataatgtatttttaaaaatattttttctaaaCGAATGGTTGTTTAATTTTGTTTAAACTAGACAAATTAGGCAATGTTACCTGGAGGTAACCCCGTACCATAGAgcagcgccccccccccacacacacacacattctatatcCTGACTTGACTCACACACCCCCGCCACCTGACCTGACACATTAAAAAATAGCACCAggtatttaaggatctttggtaacacattctattgacgTATTCCACGCATCATCGTTTAATAAGCcgcctttttatttatttatttttcaaaaaaaatgaaagcgtAGCCTACAatagagtttacaaatgatgaaACATTTACTGACACGGGACATCACTGTGGGTTATCCAAATAAACCCACATGTCAGACTTGTGTTGGTTTTTCTCAGACACCCAAGGTCAGctctaaatgtgtgtatatatggtggtcatttcatttcattcagagTTCCTAGGAAGAACTGGTGACACaagtcattatcattattatcataacaTTTAGACAGAAGTGAGTAATAACACAGTCACGTCACTGCAGATCCTGTTTTTTCACCCCTGCCCTTCAAACAGTCTGCGTCTGCCATGGCTACAGAAGCTCTTAATTGATGCTAATTCTATGAATgtgttataatgtgtgtgtgtgtgtgtgtgtgtgtgtgtgtgtgtgtgtgtgtgtgtgtgtgaatgggaagTTGGCCCATTTGTAGTGATGTCACATATGCACTGTATTTGACTGCTTCCTTCACTGGACCTGCGGGTGGAAATTTGCCAATAGTGCACTATTAGGAGTTATTGGCTCTGGGTCATCTCGATTGTGTGAACATCAGTTCTGATACACGCATGGTTCAGCTAATTCATGGTTAGGTTCATTCACTCGCATTTAAAATCATGTATTTCTTTTATCcaagtgtaaatatgtgtgttctTTTATCACAATCTCATGTGACCCCTTGATCAATTAGTTAGTTGGCCAAAGTGTGAACATCCCAGTTCTCCCAAGGATTGGTGGCTCAGCTTTAACAACACTGGCAcctatgttctctctctgtttgctttATCTTCCATTTCAGTGGCGCTGGATCCTCCCAACAGGTAACGTGTGAAAGAAAATGGAGACTTCTGAATAAACAATGATGTGGCTTAGCTCAACTCCCAGGATTGGTCTACAAAGAGtgagcagagagacacacagagagagagagag
The Sardina pilchardus chromosome 13, fSarPil1.1, whole genome shotgun sequence genome window above contains:
- the cldn8.2 gene encoding claudin-8 produces the protein MAYSAPGSYVDKTYMDRSYGKSYGDSAYTGQYDDKAGKSMTETIYEQQLAVERKRRRDAMCCDVVALVIGFIGLIGVAAVTGLPMWKVTAFIEENIIVMETRWEGLWMNCYRQANIRMQCKVYDSLLFLPPDLQAARGLMCASVALSTFAFVVSAVGMRCTKLVDTRPRTKHIVLVAGGCLYLMGCVTTIIPVSWTGHVIIQDFYNPLLIDAQRRELGEALYIGWVTSALLFSAGVILLCRHAPRANEEEDPTQVIYRAGSAYGNNYQPYSYQPYSYQPPGYYQPNYGAPQPNYAAPPPGSMVYTPVQYT